A portion of the Actinomycetota bacterium genome contains these proteins:
- the aroB gene encoding 3-dehydroquinate synthase: MAEIKVKTGTGEYTVHIGQGVVEGVLAEDVARLRPRTIMLVSHPDIYEMYGGRLRDVLQGGEAGRVRPCHFLFPQGEENKSLKTLEDGYNALLATGVNREDLLVAFGGGVVGDLAGFMAATYMRGMPFLQVPTTLMAMVDSSIGGKVGVDMPGAKNMVGAFHQPLGVYSDVSFLRTLPERELRSGLVEVAKYGFLYDQGLLKVLEGWKGLPGEQDDITEVIAACAGHKARVVGADERDTRGERAMLNYGHTFGHALEAACGYGTLRHGEAVAVGMLMAARLAELMGFSGEGLGAYHRRVLLPILGGGARDIAPEREAVISAMRADKKKGEKLRFVLLEGLQAPFLADAVDMGAVEAAVDETLDTLRRADPCL, translated from the coding sequence ATGGCGGAGATAAAGGTAAAGACGGGCACGGGTGAATACACCGTCCACATAGGCCAGGGGGTCGTCGAAGGTGTGCTGGCCGAAGATGTCGCGCGGCTGCGCCCCCGAACGATCATGCTGGTCAGCCACCCCGATATATATGAGATGTACGGTGGAAGGCTGCGTGACGTCCTGCAAGGCGGAGAGGCCGGCAGGGTCAGGCCCTGCCATTTCCTCTTTCCACAGGGCGAGGAGAACAAGAGCCTGAAGACCCTCGAGGACGGCTATAACGCGCTCCTGGCCACCGGCGTGAACAGGGAAGACCTGCTCGTCGCCTTCGGGGGAGGTGTGGTCGGAGACCTTGCCGGCTTCATGGCGGCGACCTACATGCGCGGCATGCCCTTCCTGCAGGTGCCCACGACCCTCATGGCCATGGTGGACTCATCCATCGGGGGGAAAGTCGGAGTCGACATGCCTGGGGCCAAGAACATGGTCGGGGCCTTCCACCAGCCCCTGGGAGTGTACAGCGATGTCTCGTTCCTGCGCACCCTTCCCGAGAGGGAGTTGCGGAGTGGCCTGGTGGAGGTGGCGAAGTATGGTTTTCTCTACGATCAGGGGCTGCTGAAGGTGCTGGAGGGCTGGAAGGGCCTGCCGGGGGAGCAGGACGACATCACCGAGGTCATCGCGGCGTGCGCCGGGCACAAGGCCAGGGTTGTGGGGGCGGACGAGCGCGACACCAGGGGGGAAAGGGCCATGCTCAATTACGGCCATACCTTCGGGCATGCCCTGGAGGCGGCATGCGGTTACGGGACGCTGCGCCATGGCGAGGCAGTGGCGGTGGGGATGCTCATGGCGGCACGCCTCGCTGAGCTCATGGGATTCAGCGGGGAGGGCCTAGGCGCGTATCACCGGCGGGTACTCCTGCCTATCCTTGGCGGCGGAGCACGGGATATCGCCCCGGAGCGTGAAGCCGTCATCTCTGCCATGCGGGCCGACAAGAAGAAGGGCGAGAAACTAAGGTTCGTCCTGCTGGAGGGACTGCAGGCCCCCTTCCTGGCGGACGCGGTGGATATGGGGGCGGTGGAGGCGGCGGTCGACGAGACCCTGGATACCTTGAGGAGGGCTGATCCATGCCTTTGA
- the pilO gene encoding type 4a pilus biogenesis protein PilO yields the protein MKIRASSGLWLLVGALVCIIILVLALFLIVFPQKNKVSDVDEEITKTEQSIQFEQNRLNQLRQYEKDPEQFTRQIDVLKERIPENVELADIIQQMDHAAEESGLDFFAITPELPVSSGSFYTVTCEAIFQGRYFNLVEFFNHIERLPRSFKVIYLDVLPSDDGLPYLLITMRFRAFFTTPQGIENLVTAPS from the coding sequence ATGAAGATCAGGGCAAGTTCTGGCCTGTGGTTGCTCGTTGGCGCACTTGTCTGCATCATCATCCTGGTCCTGGCGCTCTTCCTCATCGTCTTTCCCCAGAAGAACAAGGTCTCAGACGTGGACGAGGAGATCACCAAGACGGAGCAGAGCATCCAGTTCGAGCAGAACCGCTTGAACCAGCTCAGGCAGTATGAAAAGGACCCGGAGCAGTTCACCCGGCAGATCGACGTGCTCAAGGAGCGCATCCCCGAGAACGTGGAGCTCGCGGACATCATCCAGCAGATGGACCACGCGGCGGAGGAGTCGGGGCTCGATTTCTTCGCCATCACCCCGGAACTGCCCGTCTCTTCGGGAAGTTTCTATACCGTCACATGCGAGGCCATATTCCAGGGACGTTACTTCAACCTGGTGGAGTTCTTCAACCATATCGAGAGGCTACCCAGGTCGTTCAAGGTTATCTACCTGGACGTGCTGCCCAGCGACGACGGTCTGCCCTATCTGCTGATAACCATGCGTTTCAGGGCGTTTTTCACCACACCCCAGGGGATCGAGAACCTGGTCACGGCACCCTCCTAG
- the aroC gene encoding chorismate synthase — protein sequence MLRYLDAGESHGKGIACIIEGMPGGLPLTASYIEDELGRRRLGYGRGARMGLEQDRVEVISGIRAGRTLGSPITLLVLNAEFDGWREVMAVEGEVRVEAVTAPRPGHADLAGALKYGTRDIRDILERASARETVGRVCAGSVAKRLLEELGVEVYSHVLEVGGVGVGPSTDFPSIEDLREADSDDMRCLDAEASREMRREVDKARESGDSLGGLFQVVVHGLPAGLGSHVHWDRRLDARLAAAVMGIQAVKGVEIGDGFELARMRGSRAADEILYDPGRGFYRSSNHGGGIEGGMSNGELLLIRAAMKPIPTLANPLRSVDIVTREVVGAAVERADVCAVAAAAVIAESCVAFVLADAIMEKTGGDSLEEIATRYQAMVERQSRF from the coding sequence ATGTTGCGGTATCTTGACGCCGGAGAGTCGCACGGCAAGGGCATTGCATGCATTATCGAGGGAATGCCGGGAGGTCTTCCGCTGACGGCGTCATATATAGAAGATGAGCTGGGACGCAGGCGCCTCGGCTATGGCAGAGGCGCCCGTATGGGACTGGAGCAGGACCGGGTCGAGGTGATAAGCGGCATAAGGGCGGGGCGTACCCTGGGAAGCCCAATAACGCTGCTGGTGTTGAACGCCGAGTTCGACGGGTGGCGGGAGGTAATGGCCGTGGAGGGAGAGGTGAGGGTCGAGGCGGTTACTGCGCCGAGGCCGGGCCATGCCGACCTCGCGGGGGCCCTGAAATACGGCACGCGAGACATCAGGGACATCCTGGAGAGAGCGTCGGCGCGGGAGACGGTGGGCAGGGTCTGCGCCGGGTCCGTGGCGAAAAGGCTATTGGAGGAGCTGGGCGTAGAGGTCTACTCGCACGTGCTTGAGGTCGGGGGAGTCGGCGTCGGGCCCTCCACGGATTTCCCCTCCATTGAGGATCTGAGGGAGGCCGACAGCGACGATATGCGTTGTCTTGATGCGGAGGCCTCGCGTGAAATGCGTAGAGAGGTAGACAAAGCCCGCGAATCCGGAGACTCCCTCGGAGGGTTGTTCCAGGTCGTGGTGCATGGTCTTCCAGCCGGGCTAGGAAGCCACGTGCACTGGGACCGGCGCCTGGACGCACGCCTGGCGGCCGCGGTCATGGGCATCCAGGCGGTAAAGGGCGTCGAGATCGGTGATGGCTTCGAACTGGCGCGTATGCGTGGTTCGCGGGCGGCGGACGAGATACTCTACGACCCTGGAAGAGGTTTTTACCGCTCATCCAATCATGGTGGAGGCATAGAGGGAGGAATGAGTAATGGCGAACTCCTGCTGATACGCGCAGCCATGAAGCCCATCCCAACCCTGGCCAATCCCCTCCGTTCCGTGGATATAGTCACCAGGGAGGTGGTTGGTGCGGCGGTGGAGAGAGCTGACGTATGCGCGGTAGCGGCGGCGGCGGTGATCGCGGAGTCCTGCGTGGCCTTCGTGCTGGCGGACGCGATCATGGAGAAGACGGGGGGCGACAGCCTGGAGGAGATAGCGACGAGATACCAGGCCATGGTGGAAAGGCAGTCACGGTTCTGA
- a CDS encoding type IV pilus twitching motility protein PilT: MSGKLDINELLEEVLVRGASDLHLTVGAPPVMRINGVLVRLEEYQRLTSNDTRDMVYSILTARQREQLESNLEYDLSYSVPGSARFRVNAYFQRNSIGAAFRIIPYRIKTVEELNLPPVIQEFCSLPRGFILVTGPTGQGKSTSLAAMINIINESRNLHIITVEDPIEFLHVHKRCIVNQREVGGDTHSFSNALKYVLRQDPDVILVGEMRDLETISTALTAAETGHLVFATLHTQDAPQTIDRIIDVFPTYQQQQVRMQLATTIQAIVTQQLLPTKDGQARVPAVEVMVATSAIRNLIREAKAHQIYSAMQAGGQYKMQTMDHSIAALYKRGVISYEVAIGRCSSREEMERLIG, encoded by the coding sequence TTGTCTGGAAAGCTTGATATCAACGAGCTGCTGGAGGAAGTGCTGGTGAGAGGGGCTTCGGACCTGCATCTCACCGTGGGGGCCCCTCCCGTCATGCGCATAAACGGTGTACTGGTGCGCCTGGAGGAGTATCAGCGCCTGACCTCGAACGATACACGGGACATGGTGTACAGCATACTCACCGCAAGGCAGAGGGAACAGCTGGAGAGCAACCTCGAATACGACCTCTCCTATTCCGTGCCCGGGAGCGCGCGCTTCCGCGTCAATGCCTACTTCCAGAGGAACAGCATAGGGGCCGCCTTTCGCATCATCCCGTACCGCATCAAGACGGTGGAAGAGCTGAACCTCCCGCCGGTGATCCAGGAGTTCTGCAGCCTCCCGCGCGGGTTCATCCTGGTCACGGGTCCCACGGGCCAGGGAAAGTCCACATCGCTGGCGGCCATGATCAATATCATCAACGAGTCGCGCAACCTTCATATCATCACCGTCGAGGACCCAATAGAATTCCTGCACGTGCACAAGAGGTGTATAGTGAACCAGAGGGAGGTAGGCGGGGATACGCACTCCTTTTCCAACGCCCTGAAATACGTCCTGCGCCAGGACCCTGATGTCATCCTGGTGGGCGAGATGCGGGACCTGGAGACCATCTCCACCGCCCTGACCGCGGCCGAGACCGGGCACCTGGTCTTCGCGACACTGCATACCCAGGATGCGCCCCAGACCATCGACCGCATCATCGACGTATTCCCCACTTACCAGCAGCAGCAGGTGCGCATGCAGCTGGCCACCACCATCCAGGCCATCGTCACGCAACAGCTGCTTCCCACCAAGGACGGCCAGGCGCGCGTGCCGGCGGTTGAGGTCATGGTGGCCACCTCGGCCATCCGCAACCTCATCCGCGAGGCGAAGGCCCATCAGATCTACTCCGCCATGCAGGCGGGAGGCCAGTACAAGATGCAGACCATGGACCATTCCATAGCGGCGCTGTATAAGCGCGGGGTGATATCGTACGAGGTGGCTATAGGGCGCTGCAGCAGCCGCGAAGAGATGGAGCGACTCATCGGGTGA
- the pilM gene encoding type IV pilus assembly protein PilM: MSPKKAALSLGLDISTNSIKVAEVSVGRGEPVLSNLGIVHIPDGVIRDGEVEDGVTLAESLKELWGITGIKEKAVTLGIANQRVIVRPIELPYMEKDELDSALRFQVQEFIPIPIEDAILDFDIIEEFMTADEERMLTVLLVAAHKDMIQSFIEVLKAAGLGLAAIDLKAFAIPRSLIPLAVLQAGYEENEAVCLINVGAGMTNITILKDNVPRFARFLLRGGDDFVRAIVNRLDMEWEEADALRRGKLVNEEADKVLQQEIFNFVGEIRRSIDYYIAQTQERAFSKVVLTGSGSVTINLMQEMGKGLRLPLEIGKPLQNLQLGRLPYTAEELAEIEPSVAVSVGLALREVVE, from the coding sequence ATGAGTCCGAAAAAAGCCGCATTATCGCTGGGATTGGATATCAGCACGAATTCCATAAAAGTCGCCGAGGTGTCCGTCGGACGGGGCGAGCCAGTTCTTTCGAACCTGGGCATCGTCCACATCCCCGACGGGGTCATCAGGGATGGAGAGGTTGAGGACGGCGTGACTCTGGCCGAGTCCCTGAAGGAGCTGTGGGGGATCACCGGCATCAAGGAGAAGGCGGTCACTCTGGGAATCGCGAACCAGAGGGTGATCGTGCGCCCCATAGAGCTGCCTTATATGGAGAAAGATGAACTGGACAGCGCCCTCCGCTTCCAGGTGCAGGAGTTCATACCCATACCCATCGAGGATGCCATCCTGGACTTCGATATCATCGAGGAGTTCATGACCGCCGACGAGGAGCGCATGCTCACCGTGCTGCTGGTGGCCGCCCACAAGGATATGATCCAGAGTTTCATCGAAGTGCTCAAGGCGGCGGGGTTGGGGCTTGCGGCCATAGACCTCAAGGCCTTCGCGATCCCGCGCTCGCTAATCCCGCTGGCGGTATTGCAGGCCGGCTACGAGGAAAACGAGGCCGTTTGCCTGATAAACGTGGGGGCGGGAATGACTAACATAACCATCCTCAAGGACAACGTGCCGCGCTTCGCGAGGTTCCTACTGCGGGGAGGAGACGATTTCGTGCGTGCCATCGTGAACCGCCTGGACATGGAGTGGGAGGAAGCCGACGCACTGAGGCGCGGCAAGCTGGTGAACGAAGAGGCGGACAAGGTGCTGCAGCAGGAGATATTCAACTTCGTGGGCGAGATCAGGCGGTCCATAGATTATTACATCGCCCAGACCCAGGAGAGGGCCTTCAGCAAGGTGGTCCTCACCGGCAGCGGTTCTGTTACCATCAACCTCATGCAGGAGATGGGGAAAGGCTTGAGATTGCCGCTGGAGATCGGGAAACCTTTGCAGAACCTGCAGTTGGGAAGGCTCCCATATACCGCTGAGGAACTGGCCGAGATCGAGCCGTCTGTAGCGGTCAGTGTCGGACTGGCGCTTCGGGAGGTCGTGGAATGA
- a CDS encoding helix-turn-helix domain-containing protein translates to MLGDRFSNKLLTVNEVANILRVSNMTVYRLVKSGQIPAIRVGKNYRIKESDVNDYLTKGTQR, encoded by the coding sequence GTGTTAGGGGACAGGTTCAGCAACAAGTTGTTGACGGTCAACGAAGTCGCCAATATCTTGAGGGTATCCAACATGACCGTGTATCGTCTCGTCAAGAGCGGGCAGATTCCGGCCATTAGAGTGGGCAAGAACTATCGCATCAAGGAGAGCGACGTAAACGACTACCTGACCAAGGGGACGCAAAGGTAG
- a CDS encoding shikimate kinase: MAAEESLSPVPVVDGAGNIALIGFMGSGKSTVGPMLAARLGMGFVELDEVISAGAGMSVADIFAAVGEEGFRDLESKALEDVLREGGKVISCGGGAVLRKGNVELLQERSRVFLLEISRRTALQRLREEHGRPLLEGSDLEERVDRLMRERAHAYAAAAHEVIEADDASPEEIAEEIAERWRR, encoded by the coding sequence ATGGCAGCGGAGGAATCACTGTCCCCGGTGCCGGTGGTGGATGGAGCCGGCAACATCGCCCTCATAGGCTTCATGGGCAGCGGCAAGAGCACGGTGGGGCCGATGCTCGCCGCAAGGCTCGGGATGGGCTTCGTGGAGCTGGACGAGGTCATCAGCGCGGGGGCGGGCATGAGTGTCGCGGATATCTTCGCGGCGGTGGGCGAGGAGGGTTTCAGGGATCTCGAGAGCAAAGCCCTCGAGGACGTATTACGGGAGGGCGGGAAGGTGATCTCGTGCGGCGGCGGCGCGGTGCTGCGGAAAGGCAATGTGGAACTGCTCCAAGAGCGCAGTCGCGTATTTCTCCTGGAGATATCGCGGCGCACGGCGCTGCAGAGGCTGCGGGAGGAGCACGGCAGGCCTCTCCTGGAGGGAAGCGACCTGGAGGAGAGGGTGGATAGGCTGATGAGGGAACGGGCGCATGCATATGCGGCGGCGGCGCACGAGGTCATAGAGGCGGATGATGCCAGCCCGGAGGAGATAGCGGAGGAGATCGCGGAGCGATGGCGGAGATAA
- the aroQ gene encoding type II 3-dehydroquinate dehydratase, giving the protein MPLIAVVNGPNLNMLGNREPGIYGYATWEEIRKSIEEKADELGLQVEFFQSNHEGAIIDHLQGLPGRVQGLIINPGALTHYSYSLRDAMAALDVPTIEVHLTNIYAREAWRSNSVVSPVVEGVISGFKGYGYEMALLALLKGMQRK; this is encoded by the coding sequence ATGCCTTTGATAGCGGTGGTGAACGGACCAAACCTGAATATGCTGGGCAACCGGGAGCCCGGCATCTACGGCTACGCGACCTGGGAGGAGATAAGGAAGAGCATCGAGGAGAAAGCTGATGAACTGGGCCTGCAGGTCGAGTTCTTCCAGAGCAACCACGAGGGAGCCATAATCGACCACCTGCAGGGTCTGCCCGGCCGCGTCCAGGGGCTTATCATCAACCCGGGCGCACTTACCCATTACAGCTACTCCCTTCGCGACGCCATGGCGGCCCTTGACGTGCCCACCATCGAGGTGCATTTGACCAACATCTATGCCAGGGAGGCGTGGCGCTCGAACTCGGTGGTGTCGCCCGTGGTGGAAGGCGTGATCTCAGGCTTCAAGGGTTACGGGTACGAGATGGCGCTCCTGGCCCTCTTAAAAGGTATGCAACGAAAATGA
- a CDS encoding ATPase, T2SS/T4P/T4SS family: MQKPKKEKLGQILIKNRIITEEQLDEALQRQGETGESLGRVLIDMKMVSEGALTSILARQIGLKYADLANFDVDISACSLVDAEVARRYTLIPVGFNDDRLLVAMADPTNVFALDDIRIMTGMQIEPMVATKEDIVAAINRYCHSDSGVELSGDDFLKAETVETDEEAEADNAPIVKYVNLLISEAVNDRASDVHIEPMEHDVRVRFRIDGVLHEIRKNPKQIHPGVVARIKVMADMNIAEKRLPQDGRASVDIRGKPIDLRVASLPTIHGEKVVLRILDKSASLMSLEELGFSEEIMDVYARSFHKPYGTIMVTGPTGSGKTTTLYATLNVLNSIRHNIITVEDPVEYRLPLINQVQVHYKAGLTFSAALRSILRCDPDIVMIGEIRDPESAQIAIESALTGHLVLATLHTNDAPSALTRLLEMGIEPFLIASAVDCVSSQRLARRLCNRCKEAYDPDPAFLERVGFTWNNGYEEVLFRPRGCPACNNTGFKGRVGVYEVLEVTEEIETLVARNAPHVEIAEAARAGGMRTMREEGFIKVMEGETSIEEVLRVIM; the protein is encoded by the coding sequence ATGCAGAAGCCCAAGAAAGAGAAACTGGGTCAGATACTCATAAAGAACCGCATCATCACCGAGGAGCAGTTGGACGAGGCCCTGCAGCGACAGGGCGAGACGGGGGAGTCACTGGGCAGGGTGCTCATCGATATGAAGATGGTGAGCGAGGGCGCCCTCACCTCCATCCTCGCCCGCCAGATCGGATTGAAGTATGCGGACCTCGCCAATTTCGACGTGGATATCTCCGCCTGTTCTCTGGTGGACGCTGAGGTCGCGAGGCGTTACACGCTGATACCGGTGGGGTTCAACGACGACCGTCTGCTGGTGGCCATGGCCGACCCGACAAACGTCTTCGCCCTTGACGACATCCGTATCATGACCGGTATGCAGATCGAGCCGATGGTGGCCACCAAGGAAGACATCGTTGCGGCTATCAACCGCTACTGCCATTCCGACAGCGGGGTCGAACTGTCGGGGGACGATTTTCTCAAGGCTGAGACAGTCGAAACGGATGAAGAGGCCGAAGCGGACAACGCGCCCATAGTCAAGTATGTAAACCTGCTCATCTCCGAGGCGGTCAACGACCGCGCCAGCGACGTGCACATCGAGCCCATGGAGCATGACGTGCGGGTGCGCTTCCGCATCGACGGCGTGCTGCACGAGATCAGAAAGAACCCGAAGCAGATCCACCCCGGCGTGGTGGCCAGGATCAAGGTCATGGCGGACATGAACATAGCCGAGAAGCGGCTTCCCCAGGACGGCAGGGCTTCGGTGGATATCAGGGGGAAGCCCATCGACCTGCGCGTGGCCTCCCTGCCCACCATCCACGGCGAGAAGGTGGTGCTGCGCATCCTGGACAAGAGCGCCTCGCTGATGAGCCTGGAGGAGCTGGGCTTCAGCGAGGAGATCATGGACGTCTATGCCCGCAGCTTTCACAAGCCTTACGGCACCATCATGGTCACGGGGCCGACGGGCAGCGGCAAGACCACCACCCTCTACGCCACCCTTAACGTGCTCAACTCCATCCGGCACAACATCATCACCGTTGAGGACCCGGTGGAGTACCGCCTGCCACTCATCAACCAGGTGCAGGTGCATTACAAGGCCGGCCTCACTTTCAGCGCGGCATTGCGCTCGATCCTGAGGTGCGACCCGGATATCGTGATGATCGGGGAGATACGAGACCCCGAGTCGGCGCAGATCGCCATAGAGTCGGCCCTCACCGGCCACCTCGTCCTGGCGACGCTGCACACCAATGACGCGCCCAGCGCCCTCACCCGTCTTCTGGAGATGGGCATCGAGCCTTTCCTCATCGCGTCGGCGGTCGACTGCGTCAGCTCACAGCGCCTGGCGCGCAGGCTATGCAACCGTTGCAAGGAGGCCTACGATCCCGACCCCGCTTTCCTGGAGCGGGTGGGTTTCACCTGGAACAACGGGTATGAGGAAGTGCTCTTCAGGCCGAGGGGATGCCCGGCGTGCAACAACACCGGATTCAAGGGCAGGGTGGGCGTCTACGAGGTTCTCGAAGTCACGGAGGAGATAGAGACCCTGGTGGCGCGCAACGCCCCCCATGTAGAGATCGCAGAGGCGGCCAGGGCGGGAGGCATGCGCACCATGCGCGAAGAGGGATTCATCAAGGTGATGGAGGGCGAGACCTCCATCGAGGAGGTACTGAGGGTGATCATGTGA
- a CDS encoding type II secretion system F family protein has protein sequence MAQTYSYRVRDRQGKIISGKLEADNETSVSQRLREMGYFVIGVEEEKVSLRKKELHIFKPKVKGKDLTVFTRQFATMINAGLPLVKCLNILSEQTESPVLTEVISDVQHEVEMGRSLSEALAKHPDTFKELYSSMVKAGEIGGVLDDVLLRIATTLESEDEIRRRIKSALTYPIAMLGISVILLVIMLVFVVPVFEKMFSDMGASLPFLTKIIMSISHFLVSWKGVLLIIALVVGFVFMRRWLKTPNGRRKLDTLKLKLPVFGVLFHKMALSRFSRTLGTLVASGVPILQALEITSKTVGNVLVAEAVDNVRAGVKEGDSIARPLGQSDLFPPMVTQMLAIGEETGALDTMLNKVSDFYDSEISATVEALTSLLEPMMIVFLGIIVGTIVIALYMPIFSMISQFSSQ, from the coding sequence GTGGCCCAAACCTATTCCTACCGGGTGAGAGACCGGCAGGGGAAGATCATCTCCGGCAAGCTCGAGGCCGATAACGAGACCTCGGTATCGCAGCGGCTGCGGGAGATGGGGTATTTCGTCATCGGGGTGGAAGAGGAGAAGGTCTCCCTTAGGAAGAAAGAACTCCATATCTTCAAACCCAAGGTCAAGGGCAAGGACCTCACGGTGTTCACGCGCCAGTTCGCGACCATGATCAATGCCGGCCTGCCCCTGGTGAAGTGCCTGAACATCCTCTCCGAGCAGACCGAGAGCCCGGTGCTCACCGAGGTCATCTCGGACGTCCAGCACGAGGTGGAGATGGGCCGCTCCCTCTCCGAGGCCCTGGCCAAGCACCCGGACACCTTCAAGGAACTCTATTCCAGCATGGTGAAGGCGGGAGAGATCGGAGGCGTACTCGACGACGTGCTGCTGCGCATCGCGACCACCCTCGAGAGCGAAGACGAGATCCGCCGCCGCATAAAGTCTGCGTTGACCTATCCCATAGCCATGCTGGGGATATCGGTAATCCTGCTGGTGATCATGCTGGTCTTCGTGGTGCCGGTCTTCGAGAAGATGTTCTCTGACATGGGCGCCTCCCTCCCCTTCCTAACCAAGATCATCATGAGCATCAGCCATTTCCTGGTTAGCTGGAAGGGTGTCCTGCTGATAATCGCGCTGGTAGTCGGCTTCGTATTCATGCGCCGATGGCTGAAGACACCGAACGGCCGCAGGAAGCTCGACACCCTCAAGCTCAAACTGCCGGTATTCGGCGTCCTCTTTCACAAGATGGCGCTCTCGCGTTTCTCCAGGACCCTGGGGACCCTGGTGGCCAGTGGCGTCCCCATCCTGCAGGCGCTGGAGATAACCTCCAAGACCGTTGGGAACGTCCTGGTTGCGGAGGCGGTGGACAACGTGAGGGCGGGAGTAAAGGAAGGTGACTCCATCGCCCGTCCCCTGGGACAGAGCGATCTCTTCCCCCCCATGGTGACGCAGATGCTCGCCATCGGGGAGGAGACGGGCGCACTGGATACGATGCTCAACAAGGTCTCGGACTTCTACGACTCCGAGATCTCGGCGACTGTAGAGGCCCTGACCTCCCTGCTGGAGCCGATGATGATCGTTTTCCTGGGGATTATCGTGGGGACCATCGTCATCGCGCTCTACATGCCTATTTTCTCGATGATCAGCCAGTTCTCGAGCCAGTAG
- the aroE gene encoding shikimate dehydrogenase: protein MDGETQLVGILGHGIEYTLSPAIHNAAFRELGLNWAYVPLRVSRHRLEHALQGLKALGFKGCNVTIPYKVEVAGYLDGLREPAGRLAAVNTIVCDEGGMTGFNTDVEGFRSFLAEAGIRVEGDAALLIGAGGAARAVALALAEEGASRIFVMNRTGERARALAALLKTANPTTEISVRTFDLEGSRVLEECGVVVNCTPLAGSDLDRLSLAYEGFAAGKWAIDLKYAGVSSEFLSRASARGANTADGEGMLLHQAAASFRLWTGLEAPLQAMRLAYRAARKA from the coding sequence ATGGACGGAGAGACGCAACTGGTCGGCATACTGGGCCATGGTATCGAGTATACCTTGTCGCCTGCGATCCATAACGCGGCCTTCCGCGAGCTCGGCCTGAACTGGGCTTATGTGCCACTGCGAGTATCCCGGCACCGGTTGGAGCATGCGCTGCAAGGACTGAAGGCCCTCGGCTTCAAGGGCTGCAACGTTACCATTCCCTACAAGGTAGAGGTAGCCGGCTACCTCGACGGTTTGCGGGAACCCGCGGGCAGGCTGGCCGCGGTCAACACTATCGTCTGCGACGAGGGCGGCATGACCGGTTTCAACACCGACGTCGAGGGCTTCCGCTCCTTCCTCGCCGAGGCGGGTATACGGGTGGAGGGTGACGCGGCGCTGCTCATCGGAGCGGGGGGGGCGGCACGCGCGGTCGCCCTGGCCCTTGCAGAGGAGGGAGCGTCGCGCATATTCGTCATGAACCGCACGGGCGAGAGAGCGCGCGCGCTGGCTGCTCTATTAAAGACGGCCAACCCCACGACCGAGATATCAGTAAGGACGTTCGATCTCGAGGGCTCACGGGTACTTGAGGAGTGCGGAGTGGTCGTGAACTGTACCCCCCTGGCTGGTTCGGACTTGGACCGGCTGTCCCTCGCTTACGAGGGCTTTGCGGCGGGAAAATGGGCGATAGACCTGAAGTATGCGGGAGTGAGCTCGGAGTTCCTGAGCAGGGCTAGCGCCCGGGGAGCGAACACGGCCGACGGCGAGGGAATGCTGCTGCATCAGGCCGCCGCTTCTTTCAGGTTGTGGACGGGGCTGGAGGCGCCGCTGCAGGCGATGCGGCTGGCATACCGCGCGGCACGAAAGGCGTAA
- a CDS encoding type II secretion system protein: protein MRRSKTRWLAAAMHREDAFTLLELTIVVVILGIILTVATLSAGNINRSINMNAAKRQVEAALNRAKTAARQENVSYQLIFYTDADASNGNTYEFLHNVKNVDGTWTMTPVDRSVSGEESYSAAGHTYIKLGNKVEITGCTEISGSAIVVMFTPSGTTMAVSGSDSGGGSVSATVTLNLASGGLVGGVSITSEGTVTRF, encoded by the coding sequence ATGAGACGCTCAAAAACGCGGTGGCTGGCGGCGGCGATGCACCGTGAGGACGCATTCACACTCCTCGAGCTGACCATCGTCGTGGTCATCCTGGGCATTATCCTCACGGTTGCGACGCTCAGTGCCGGGAATATCAACAGGTCCATCAACATGAATGCCGCGAAGAGGCAGGTCGAAGCGGCTTTGAACCGCGCGAAGACGGCCGCACGGCAGGAGAACGTCTCCTACCAGCTGATCTTCTATACAGACGCCGATGCGAGCAACGGCAATACCTACGAATTCCTGCATAACGTGAAAAACGTGGATGGCACCTGGACCATGACACCCGTCGACAGGTCCGTGTCCGGCGAGGAGTCGTACTCCGCGGCGGGCCATACCTATATAAAGCTGGGCAACAAGGTGGAGATAACCGGATGTACGGAAATAAGCGGAAGCGCGATAGTCGTCATGTTCACGCCCAGCGGCACCACCATGGCTGTCTCCGGCTCCGACAGCGGCGGCGGGTCGGTCTCCGCAACGGTGACCCTGAACCTTGCCAGCGGCGGCCTGGTGGGGGGCGTGTCCATAACCAGTGAAGGCACGGTAACAAGGTTCTGA